Proteins encoded together in one Musa acuminata AAA Group cultivar baxijiao chromosome BXJ3-6, Cavendish_Baxijiao_AAA, whole genome shotgun sequence window:
- the LOC103988427 gene encoding probable LRR receptor-like serine/threonine-protein kinase At1g05700 isoform X2 encodes MAKHLKTSLLLLLPLLPLLVATVSAVFLSIDCGSSESFIDESNIKWVGDNSYIGHGRSFVFRNRGLLSRAMTTLRVFESRRKSCYRIDVSGGGRVLVRASFNYGNYDGKSFPPSFGLQFGANDWDTVVTSLDQPVSHEAIYVVSGDATSVCVALTLTNQFPFVSTIEVRSLEWSMYAHVDPSRALFLRRREAFGAQQIVRYEDDVYDRIWTPSIISNGLTVLASDTSFNVAALKDKPPALVLQTAVAPTQLSSLSIPLAYLSTSTVPIYVNMYFSEMSELEATQMRSFEIYVDGVHVSAPVSPPYQDFIELSFANITANSNTAIELRPTADSTLPPIISAMEVFLVSAALSNGTNADDVNALGTLQRQFKVLRDWNGDPCLPFSYNWEWVRCSSDERPRITELNLSGFGLTGVLPNFGALTALETVDLHDNSLSGEIPDFLGNLPNLRKLNLAYNNFSGSIPSSLTQNTKLDLQVSGNQDLRCSGRSCSGFAERTRGSDSSWERQKGGKGKVLVLGLVLRFALVVGLPFGIVFGAVVLFVHYHRRMNREDASPLRATPG; translated from the exons ATGGCTAAGCACCTCAAGACCTCCCTTCTCTTGCTGCTTCCACTACTTCCTCTCCTCGTCGCAACTGTTTCAGCTG TGTTCCTCAGCATCGACTGCGGATCTTCGGAATCGTTCATCGACGAAAGTAACATCAAATGGGTAGGCGACAACTCGTACATCGGGCACGGCCGAAGCTTCGTCTTCAGGAACCGCGGTTTGCTCTCGCGGGCCATGACCACACTCAGAGTCTTCGAGTCGAGGAGGAAGAGCTGTTACCGGATCGACGTTAGCGGCGGCGGACGAGTGCTCGTCCGTGCCAGCTTCAACTACGGGAACTACGACGGGAAGTCATTTCCTCCAAGCTTCGGTCTGCAGTTCGGCGCCAACGACTGGGACACGGTGGTGACGTCGCTGGATCAGCCGGTCTCGCACGAGGCGATCTACGTGGTGAGCGGCGACGCCACCAGCGTGTGCGTCGCCCTGACGCTGACGAACCAGTTCCCGTTCGTGTCCACCATCGAGGTCAGGAGCTTGGAGTGGAGCATGTATGCCCATGTCGACCCCAGCCGTGCGCTATTCCTGCGAAGAAGGGAAGCCTTTGGTGCACAGCAAATCGTGAGGTACGAGGATGATGTCTATGACCGTATATGGACCCCAAGCATAATATCGAACGGGTTGACGGTACTCGCAAGTGATACAAGCTTCAACGTCGCGGCTTTAAAGGATAAGCCCCCAGCGTTGGTGCTACAGACTGCAGTAGCACCCACCCAACTATCGAGCTTGTCGATTCCTCTCGCTTATCTATCAACATCCACCGTGCCAATCTACGTGAACATGTACTTCTCGGAGATGTCCGAGCTAGAGGCCACTCAGATGCGTTCCTTCGAGATCTATGTCGACGGCGTGCATGTTTCAGCACCTGTAAGCCCGCCTTATCAGGATTTCATCGAGTTATCCTTTGCTAACATTACAGCAAACTCCAACACAGCCATCGAGTTGAGGCCCACGGCTGACTCCACGCTTCCGCCAATCATCAGCGCCATGGAGGTTTTCCTTGTCAGTGCGGCTCTGAGCAATGGAACCAATGCAGACGACG TGAACGCACTCGGGACTCTGCAACGTCAGTTCAAGGTCCTCCGGGACTGGAATGGCGATCCCTGCCTCCCATTCTCCTACAACTGGGAATGGGTGAGATGCAGCTCCGATGAAAGACCTAGAATCACAGAACT AAATCTATCCGGATTTGGACTTACTGGAGTTCTGCCCAACTTCGGTGCATTAACTGCCCTGGAAACTGT AGATCTGCACGATAACTCCTTGAGTGGGGAGATTCCAGATTTCTTAGGCAATTTGCCCAACCTACGAAAACT AAACTTGGCTTACAACAACTTCAGTGGATCGATACCCTCCTCGCTGACGCAGAACACCAAACTTGACTTGCA GGTTTCCGGTAATCAAGACTTGCGCTGCTCTGGCCGATCATGCAGCGGCTTTGCTGAAAGGACGAGAGGCAGCGACTCCTCCTGGGAGCGGCAGAAGGGAGGGAAAGGCAAGGTATTGGTGTTGGGACTCGTCCTTCGCTTTGCCCTTGTCGTTGGCCTTCCTTTCGGCATCGTTTTTGGCGCTGTAGTCTTGTTCGTGCACTACCACCGCCGAATGAATCGAGAA GATGCCTCCCCCCTAAGAGCGACACCGGGTTAG
- the LOC103988427 gene encoding probable LRR receptor-like serine/threonine-protein kinase At1g05700 isoform X1, with the protein MAKHLKTSLLLLLPLLPLLVATVSAGVFLSIDCGSSESFIDESNIKWVGDNSYIGHGRSFVFRNRGLLSRAMTTLRVFESRRKSCYRIDVSGGGRVLVRASFNYGNYDGKSFPPSFGLQFGANDWDTVVTSLDQPVSHEAIYVVSGDATSVCVALTLTNQFPFVSTIEVRSLEWSMYAHVDPSRALFLRRREAFGAQQIVRYEDDVYDRIWTPSIISNGLTVLASDTSFNVAALKDKPPALVLQTAVAPTQLSSLSIPLAYLSTSTVPIYVNMYFSEMSELEATQMRSFEIYVDGVHVSAPVSPPYQDFIELSFANITANSNTAIELRPTADSTLPPIISAMEVFLVSAALSNGTNADDVNALGTLQRQFKVLRDWNGDPCLPFSYNWEWVRCSSDERPRITELNLSGFGLTGVLPNFGALTALETVDLHDNSLSGEIPDFLGNLPNLRKLNLAYNNFSGSIPSSLTQNTKLDLQVSGNQDLRCSGRSCSGFAERTRGSDSSWERQKGGKGKVLVLGLVLRFALVVGLPFGIVFGAVVLFVHYHRRMNREDASPLRATPG; encoded by the exons ATGGCTAAGCACCTCAAGACCTCCCTTCTCTTGCTGCTTCCACTACTTCCTCTCCTCGTCGCAACTGTTTCAGCTGGTG TGTTCCTCAGCATCGACTGCGGATCTTCGGAATCGTTCATCGACGAAAGTAACATCAAATGGGTAGGCGACAACTCGTACATCGGGCACGGCCGAAGCTTCGTCTTCAGGAACCGCGGTTTGCTCTCGCGGGCCATGACCACACTCAGAGTCTTCGAGTCGAGGAGGAAGAGCTGTTACCGGATCGACGTTAGCGGCGGCGGACGAGTGCTCGTCCGTGCCAGCTTCAACTACGGGAACTACGACGGGAAGTCATTTCCTCCAAGCTTCGGTCTGCAGTTCGGCGCCAACGACTGGGACACGGTGGTGACGTCGCTGGATCAGCCGGTCTCGCACGAGGCGATCTACGTGGTGAGCGGCGACGCCACCAGCGTGTGCGTCGCCCTGACGCTGACGAACCAGTTCCCGTTCGTGTCCACCATCGAGGTCAGGAGCTTGGAGTGGAGCATGTATGCCCATGTCGACCCCAGCCGTGCGCTATTCCTGCGAAGAAGGGAAGCCTTTGGTGCACAGCAAATCGTGAGGTACGAGGATGATGTCTATGACCGTATATGGACCCCAAGCATAATATCGAACGGGTTGACGGTACTCGCAAGTGATACAAGCTTCAACGTCGCGGCTTTAAAGGATAAGCCCCCAGCGTTGGTGCTACAGACTGCAGTAGCACCCACCCAACTATCGAGCTTGTCGATTCCTCTCGCTTATCTATCAACATCCACCGTGCCAATCTACGTGAACATGTACTTCTCGGAGATGTCCGAGCTAGAGGCCACTCAGATGCGTTCCTTCGAGATCTATGTCGACGGCGTGCATGTTTCAGCACCTGTAAGCCCGCCTTATCAGGATTTCATCGAGTTATCCTTTGCTAACATTACAGCAAACTCCAACACAGCCATCGAGTTGAGGCCCACGGCTGACTCCACGCTTCCGCCAATCATCAGCGCCATGGAGGTTTTCCTTGTCAGTGCGGCTCTGAGCAATGGAACCAATGCAGACGACG TGAACGCACTCGGGACTCTGCAACGTCAGTTCAAGGTCCTCCGGGACTGGAATGGCGATCCCTGCCTCCCATTCTCCTACAACTGGGAATGGGTGAGATGCAGCTCCGATGAAAGACCTAGAATCACAGAACT AAATCTATCCGGATTTGGACTTACTGGAGTTCTGCCCAACTTCGGTGCATTAACTGCCCTGGAAACTGT AGATCTGCACGATAACTCCTTGAGTGGGGAGATTCCAGATTTCTTAGGCAATTTGCCCAACCTACGAAAACT AAACTTGGCTTACAACAACTTCAGTGGATCGATACCCTCCTCGCTGACGCAGAACACCAAACTTGACTTGCA GGTTTCCGGTAATCAAGACTTGCGCTGCTCTGGCCGATCATGCAGCGGCTTTGCTGAAAGGACGAGAGGCAGCGACTCCTCCTGGGAGCGGCAGAAGGGAGGGAAAGGCAAGGTATTGGTGTTGGGACTCGTCCTTCGCTTTGCCCTTGTCGTTGGCCTTCCTTTCGGCATCGTTTTTGGCGCTGTAGTCTTGTTCGTGCACTACCACCGCCGAATGAATCGAGAA GATGCCTCCCCCCTAAGAGCGACACCGGGTTAG